In Tubulanus polymorphus chromosome 2, tnTubPoly1.2, whole genome shotgun sequence, a single window of DNA contains:
- the LOC141900386 gene encoding SREBP regulating gene protein-like, with amino-acid sequence MFGSRILRKRWVLVVIFGLSLLYFLHATLFESNLRIKSDEYVMKKRRVIPELFQWQPKYDKKNASLIKTCRNSVQGKSLIADERGYVCDRLNILPGGCCDIKSRSTKHYICDSCLQNGCCNIYEHCVSCCLQPEKQPLLRKILGKAADALSHIFASVTDHFELCLAKCRTSSQSVQHENSYRDPAAKFCYGENAPNLQPQAAS; translated from the exons atgTTTGGGTCAAGAATACTGAGAAAACGCTGGGTTCTGGTGGTTATATTTGGTCTGTCGCTGTTGTACTTTCTACATGCTACTCTATTCGAG AGTAATTTGCGTATAAAGTCCGACGAGTATGTTATGAAAAAGCGAAGAGTGATACCTGAGCTTTTCCAGTGGCAGCCAAAATATGATAAGAAAAACGCTTCTTTGATCAAAACATGTCGAAATTCTGTACAAGGAAAGTCCCTCATTGCGGATGAAAGAG GTTACGTTTGTGATCGATTGAACATTTTGCCCGGTGGATGTTGTGATATAAAGTCGCGATCAACGAAACACTATATCTGTGATAGTTGTCTTCAGAACGGTTGCTGTAATATCTACGAACACTGCGTTTCTTGTTGTTTACAACCTGAAAAG caACCGCTGTTGCGAAAAATATTAGGAAAAGCTGCCGACGCATTGAGTCACATTTTTGCCTCTGTAACGGATCATTTTGAACTCTGTCTCGCCAAATGTAGAACATCGTCTCAG AGCGTTCAACACGAGAATTCTTATCGCGATCCGGCTGCGAAATTTTGCTACGGGGAAAACGCGCCCAATCTACAACCGCAGGCTGCGTCGTGA